GTGCCAGACCACCGGACGGCTCTCCGCCCGCTCGTTGCGGGAGGCGCTGCCGCGGCGGGGGAGCCTGGGCGTGCTGTCCTGGTACGTCGACGGGCGCGCCCAGAGCCTGCAGGCGTTCGCCGTGCGGGAGGCCCTGTCCGCCGCGCGCCGCGGGCACCGGGTGGTCGTCGTCGACCTGCCGCGCTCGCCCGACCCGTTGGTCGACGAGGTCGCCGCGCGTTGCGACGAGCTGCTCGTGGTCACGCACGGCAGCGTCGTCGGGGTGGCGGGTGCCGCCCGGATGCGGGCCCGGTTCGCCGGGCACTCCGCACCCGGGGTGGTGCTGCGCGGCGACGCCTTCACGGCCGACGAGGTGGCGCGGGCGGTGGGCCTGCCGGTCCGCACGCAGATGCGGGACCAGCGCGGGCTCGCGGAGGCGGTCGACCTGGGCTTCGGGCCGTTGCGCTCGCTGCGGGGACCCCTCGCCCGAGCGGCTGCCAGGATCCTCGACGACCAGGTCGCCGAGGCGGCGGCATGACCCCGGATGCCGGAGTCCCCGCGCTCGTCGAGGAGGTCCGGGCGCACCTGGCCCGCACGCCCGGCGACCTCAGCCCGCACCGGGTGGCCGAGGCTCTGCGCACGGCGGGGCGGCCGGTCGGCGACGCGACGGTGCTCGCGGTGTACGAGGCCCTGCGCCGCGACGTCATCGGCGCCGGTCCGCTCGAGCCCCTGCTCGCGTTGCCCGGCGTCACCGACGTCCTCGTCAACGGACCCGGTCCGGTCCGGATCGACCGCGGCGACGGGGTGGAGGAGACCGACGTCGTGCTGCCGAGCGAGGAGTCCTGTCGCCGACTGGCCCAGCGGCTGGTCGCGAGCGGGGGCCGGCGGCTGGACGACGCCGCGCCGTGGGCCGACGTACGGCTGCCCGACGGCACGCGCTGCCACGCCCTGCTCGCGCCCCTCGCCCAGCCGGGGACGGCGATCTCGCTGCGGGTCCCGCGCCGCGGCGGGTTCAGCCTGGCCGCGCTGAGGGAGGCCGGAGCGCTGACCGACGCCGGCCTGGAGCTGGTCCGGCGGGTGGTCGAGGCGCGGCTGGCCTTCCTGGTGACGGGCGGGACGGGCGGCGGCAAGACGACCCTGCTGTCGGCCCTGCTCGCCGCGGTCGACCCCGCCGAGCGGATCGTGGTCGTCGAGGACGCCGCCGAGCTCCGCCCCGAGCATCCCCAGGTGGTCGGGCTCGAGGCGCGCCCGGCCAACCTGGAGGGCGCCGGCGCCGTCGTGCTGCGCG
The genomic region above belongs to Nocardioides sp. QY071 and contains:
- a CDS encoding TadA family conjugal transfer-associated ATPase, with product MTPDAGVPALVEEVRAHLARTPGDLSPHRVAEALRTAGRPVGDATVLAVYEALRRDVIGAGPLEPLLALPGVTDVLVNGPGPVRIDRGDGVEETDVVLPSEESCRRLAQRLVASGGRRLDDAAPWADVRLPDGTRCHALLAPLAQPGTAISLRVPRRGGFSLAALREAGALTDAGLELVRRVVEARLAFLVTGGTGGGKTTLLSALLAAVDPAERIVVVEDAAELRPEHPQVVGLEARPANLEGAGAVVLRDLVRQALRMRPDRLVVGEVRDAAVVDLLAAMNTGHEGGCGTLHANSAADVPARIEALALGAGLAREAAHSQLVAGLDAVLHVRRDRHSGRRRLSEVAVVVGGPDGLARTEVAVAFDGAGTPTAGPGSQRLLALLDGRA